One genomic segment of Mangifera indica cultivar Alphonso chromosome 6, CATAS_Mindica_2.1, whole genome shotgun sequence includes these proteins:
- the LOC123219208 gene encoding uncharacterized protein LOC123219208 isoform X3, producing the protein MSKDMHGFVAWEEHIMCHERGNRVVHFYLKDTFGDLVLAVIGTERSIRHMMYVVSDEFLNAYGSERFINASTKWRARREVVDWLSSLVAKCQPQVDFSNSQALRKLRVQHSNIQWSGVAWICTKQLKHFHSFSRNGTTIAVHSFVFIMAEEKSHYLAYLEDMYEDKKGQKKVKVRWFHYHQEIEGVIPNLHPRPREVFITAHVQVISAESVDGLATVLTPMHYEKCVAAVPHTSTSSIHMCFRQIKNDKVKPFTLTKLRGYSNQAILSALSPSVSKQKVKYHKRNEEDEDPVRLTAKRSRSSKGKEGLEGVFGVKSTFPEGQILNGEGKYPKLKLRLSRKTTGIPQPKCPASFKVDEKIEFLCQDSGIRGCWFRCQVLQTSQKHLKVKYDDVEEADGPRNLEEWIPACRVAPPDKLGMRCPGRPTIRPWPVEDSAGCTFDVGAPVDAWWSNGWWEGVVIAINISGNDVLQVYLPGEDKFLTVQKKDVRTSKDWVGDKWVEVMVNPDILSFVSANTNSDVKHSMCSTIKEAQHCGSNALLEQKVITTSKLDVVKEVDAELAGSVMLDDLKNVKEVDIRKKPYVNVGNEISKVGDGNDEDVNDKANKQDVGDEAKMILDNDYSNESANQKKLVVESQQVIV; encoded by the exons ATGTCTAAAGATATGCATGGTTTTGTTGCTTGGGAAGAGCACATTATGTGCCATGAGCGTGGTAACCGTGTTGTTCACTTTTACTTGAAGGATACATTTGGGGATCTGGTTCTTGCCGTCATAGGTACTGAGAGGAGTATAAGGCACATGATGTATGTTGTTTCGGATGAGTTCTTAAATGCTTATGGGTCAGAAAGGTTTATCAATGCATCCACAAAATGGCGAGCAAGACGAGAAGTCGTGGACTGGTTGTCATCACTGGTCGCGAAGTGTCAACCCCAAGTTGATTTTTCAA ATTCACAG GCACTCAGGAAATTGAGAGTTCAACATTCAAACATTCAGTGGTCTGGTGTTGCTTGGATATGCACTAAACAGCTCAAGCACTTCCATTCCTTTTCCAGGAATGGAACTACAATAGCA GTTCATTCCTTTGTCTTTATCATGGCTGAAGAAAAAAGTCACTACCTTGCATACCTGGAAGATATGTATGAAGACAAGAAGGGGCAGAAGAAGGTGAAGGTGCGATGGTTTCACTACCATCAGGAAATTGAAGGGGTAATTCCTAATTTGCATCCACGTCCTAGAGAAGTTTTTATCACCGCTCATGTTCAAGTGATCAGTGCAGAGAGTGTTGATGGTCTGGCGACAGTCTTGACTCCTATGCACTATGAGAAATGTGTGGCTGCTGTTCCTCATACTTCAACCTCAAGTATCCATATGTGCTTTAGGCAGATCAAAAACGATAAGGTTAAACCCTTCACTCTCACTAAATTGCGAGGTTACTCTAATCAAGCAATCCTCTCTGCTTTATCCCCATCTGTGTCCAAGCAGAAGGTCAAGTACCATAAAAGGAATGAGGAAGATGAGGATCCTGTGAGGCTGACTGCTAAAAGAAGTCGAAGTAGCAAGGGGAAAGAGGGACTTGAAGGTGTCTTTGGTGTGAAAAGTACATTTCCTGAAGGCCAAATTTTGAATGGTGAGGGGAAATACCCAAAATTAAAGTTAAGGCTGTCAAGAAAAACAACGGGCATACCACAGCCTAAATGTCCTGCTTCATTTAAGGTggatgaaaaaatagaatttctCTGTCAAGACAGTGGCATTCGAGGCTGCTGGTTTAGGTGTCAAGTTTTGCAAACATCACAGAAGCATCTTAAAGTTAAATATGATGATGTGGAAGAAGCTGATGGCCCTAGAAATCTAGAg GAATGGATACCTGCATGTAGAGTTGCCCCTCCTGATAAACTGGGCATGAGATGCCCAGGGCGCCCTACAATCCGACCATGGCCTGTGGAAGATTCTGCAGGCTGTACATTTGATGTCGGAGCACCAGTTGATGCATGGTGGAGCAACGGATGGTGGGAAGGTGTTGTAATTGCCATCAACATTTCTGGAAATGACGTCCTGCAAGTTTACCTACCTG GTGAAGACAAGTTCCTGACTGTCCAGAAAAAAGATGTTAGGACTTCCAAAGATTGGGTTGGTGACAAATGGGTTGAAGTAATGGTAAATCCAGATATACTCTCTTTTGTATCTGCAAATACAAACTCAGATGTGAAGCACTCAATGTGTTCTACTATCAAAGAAGCACAACATTGTGGTAGCAATGCATTGCTGGAGCAGAAAGTTATCACAACTTCCAAACTTGATGTGGTTAAAGAAGTTGATGCAGAATTAGCAGGTTCAGTCATGCTTGATGACCTGAAAAATGTGAAGGAAGTTGATATCAGAAAGAAGCCTTATGTCAATGTTGGAAATGAAATTAGCAAAGTTGGAGATGGAAATGATGAGGATGTTAATGACAAAGCTAACAAACAAGATGTGGGCGATGAGGCCAAAATGATATTGGATAATGATTATAGTAATGAATCTGCCAATCAGAAGAAATTAGTAGTTGAATCTCAGCAAGTGATCGTGTAA
- the LOC123219208 gene encoding uncharacterized protein LOC123219208 isoform X2, which yields MSKDMHGFVAWEEHIMCHERGNRVVHFYLKDTFGDLVLAVIGTERSIRHMMYVVSDEFLNAYGSERFINASTKWRARREVVDWLSSLVAKCQPQVDFSNSQVNGRRQDFGSHDLSMTGLITHQTHLLDSIALRKLRVQHSNIQWSGVAWICTKQLKHFHSFSRNGTTIAVHSFVFIMAEEKSHYLAYLEDMYEDKKGQKKVKVRWFHYHQEIEGVIPNLHPRPREVFITAHVQVISAESVDGLATVLTPMHYEKCVAAVPHTSTSSIHMCFRQIKNDKKVKYHKRNEEDEDPVRLTAKRSRSSKGKEGLEGVFGVKSTFPEGQILNGEGKYPKLKLRLSRKTTGIPQPKCPASFKVDEKIEFLCQDSGIRGCWFRCQVLQTSQKHLKVKYDDVEEADGPRNLEEWIPACRVAPPDKLGMRCPGRPTIRPWPVEDSAGCTFDVGAPVDAWWSNGWWEGVVIAINISGNDVLQVYLPGEDKFLTVQKKDVRTSKDWVGDKWVEVMVNPDILSFVSANTNSDVKHSMCSTIKEAQHCGSNALLEQKVITTSKLDVVKEVDAELAGSVMLDDLKNVKEVDIRKKPYVNVGNEISKVGDGNDEDVNDKANKQDVGDEAKMILDNDYSNESANQKKLVVESQQVIV from the exons ATGTCTAAAGATATGCATGGTTTTGTTGCTTGGGAAGAGCACATTATGTGCCATGAGCGTGGTAACCGTGTTGTTCACTTTTACTTGAAGGATACATTTGGGGATCTGGTTCTTGCCGTCATAGGTACTGAGAGGAGTATAAGGCACATGATGTATGTTGTTTCGGATGAGTTCTTAAATGCTTATGGGTCAGAAAGGTTTATCAATGCATCCACAAAATGGCGAGCAAGACGAGAAGTCGTGGACTGGTTGTCATCACTGGTCGCGAAGTGTCAACCCCAAGTTGATTTTTCAA ATTCACAGGTGAATGGTCGTCGACAAGATTTCGGATCTCATGATCTGTCTATGACTGGACTGATTACTCATCAAACCCATTTACTGGATTCAATT GCACTCAGGAAATTGAGAGTTCAACATTCAAACATTCAGTGGTCTGGTGTTGCTTGGATATGCACTAAACAGCTCAAGCACTTCCATTCCTTTTCCAGGAATGGAACTACAATAGCA GTTCATTCCTTTGTCTTTATCATGGCTGAAGAAAAAAGTCACTACCTTGCATACCTGGAAGATATGTATGAAGACAAGAAGGGGCAGAAGAAGGTGAAGGTGCGATGGTTTCACTACCATCAGGAAATTGAAGGGGTAATTCCTAATTTGCATCCACGTCCTAGAGAAGTTTTTATCACCGCTCATGTTCAAGTGATCAGTGCAGAGAGTGTTGATGGTCTGGCGACAGTCTTGACTCCTATGCACTATGAGAAATGTGTGGCTGCTGTTCCTCATACTTCAACCTCAAGTATCCATATGTGCTTTAGGCAGATCAAAAACGATAAG AAGGTCAAGTACCATAAAAGGAATGAGGAAGATGAGGATCCTGTGAGGCTGACTGCTAAAAGAAGTCGAAGTAGCAAGGGGAAAGAGGGACTTGAAGGTGTCTTTGGTGTGAAAAGTACATTTCCTGAAGGCCAAATTTTGAATGGTGAGGGGAAATACCCAAAATTAAAGTTAAGGCTGTCAAGAAAAACAACGGGCATACCACAGCCTAAATGTCCTGCTTCATTTAAGGTggatgaaaaaatagaatttctCTGTCAAGACAGTGGCATTCGAGGCTGCTGGTTTAGGTGTCAAGTTTTGCAAACATCACAGAAGCATCTTAAAGTTAAATATGATGATGTGGAAGAAGCTGATGGCCCTAGAAATCTAGAg GAATGGATACCTGCATGTAGAGTTGCCCCTCCTGATAAACTGGGCATGAGATGCCCAGGGCGCCCTACAATCCGACCATGGCCTGTGGAAGATTCTGCAGGCTGTACATTTGATGTCGGAGCACCAGTTGATGCATGGTGGAGCAACGGATGGTGGGAAGGTGTTGTAATTGCCATCAACATTTCTGGAAATGACGTCCTGCAAGTTTACCTACCTG GTGAAGACAAGTTCCTGACTGTCCAGAAAAAAGATGTTAGGACTTCCAAAGATTGGGTTGGTGACAAATGGGTTGAAGTAATGGTAAATCCAGATATACTCTCTTTTGTATCTGCAAATACAAACTCAGATGTGAAGCACTCAATGTGTTCTACTATCAAAGAAGCACAACATTGTGGTAGCAATGCATTGCTGGAGCAGAAAGTTATCACAACTTCCAAACTTGATGTGGTTAAAGAAGTTGATGCAGAATTAGCAGGTTCAGTCATGCTTGATGACCTGAAAAATGTGAAGGAAGTTGATATCAGAAAGAAGCCTTATGTCAATGTTGGAAATGAAATTAGCAAAGTTGGAGATGGAAATGATGAGGATGTTAATGACAAAGCTAACAAACAAGATGTGGGCGATGAGGCCAAAATGATATTGGATAATGATTATAGTAATGAATCTGCCAATCAGAAGAAATTAGTAGTTGAATCTCAGCAAGTGATCGTGTAA
- the LOC123219208 gene encoding uncharacterized protein LOC123219208 isoform X1 translates to MSKDMHGFVAWEEHIMCHERGNRVVHFYLKDTFGDLVLAVIGTERSIRHMMYVVSDEFLNAYGSERFINASTKWRARREVVDWLSSLVAKCQPQVDFSNSQVNGRRQDFGSHDLSMTGLITHQTHLLDSIALRKLRVQHSNIQWSGVAWICTKQLKHFHSFSRNGTTIAVHSFVFIMAEEKSHYLAYLEDMYEDKKGQKKVKVRWFHYHQEIEGVIPNLHPRPREVFITAHVQVISAESVDGLATVLTPMHYEKCVAAVPHTSTSSIHMCFRQIKNDKVKPFTLTKLRGYSNQAILSALSPSVSKQKVKYHKRNEEDEDPVRLTAKRSRSSKGKEGLEGVFGVKSTFPEGQILNGEGKYPKLKLRLSRKTTGIPQPKCPASFKVDEKIEFLCQDSGIRGCWFRCQVLQTSQKHLKVKYDDVEEADGPRNLEEWIPACRVAPPDKLGMRCPGRPTIRPWPVEDSAGCTFDVGAPVDAWWSNGWWEGVVIAINISGNDVLQVYLPGEDKFLTVQKKDVRTSKDWVGDKWVEVMVNPDILSFVSANTNSDVKHSMCSTIKEAQHCGSNALLEQKVITTSKLDVVKEVDAELAGSVMLDDLKNVKEVDIRKKPYVNVGNEISKVGDGNDEDVNDKANKQDVGDEAKMILDNDYSNESANQKKLVVESQQVIV, encoded by the exons ATGTCTAAAGATATGCATGGTTTTGTTGCTTGGGAAGAGCACATTATGTGCCATGAGCGTGGTAACCGTGTTGTTCACTTTTACTTGAAGGATACATTTGGGGATCTGGTTCTTGCCGTCATAGGTACTGAGAGGAGTATAAGGCACATGATGTATGTTGTTTCGGATGAGTTCTTAAATGCTTATGGGTCAGAAAGGTTTATCAATGCATCCACAAAATGGCGAGCAAGACGAGAAGTCGTGGACTGGTTGTCATCACTGGTCGCGAAGTGTCAACCCCAAGTTGATTTTTCAA ATTCACAGGTGAATGGTCGTCGACAAGATTTCGGATCTCATGATCTGTCTATGACTGGACTGATTACTCATCAAACCCATTTACTGGATTCAATT GCACTCAGGAAATTGAGAGTTCAACATTCAAACATTCAGTGGTCTGGTGTTGCTTGGATATGCACTAAACAGCTCAAGCACTTCCATTCCTTTTCCAGGAATGGAACTACAATAGCA GTTCATTCCTTTGTCTTTATCATGGCTGAAGAAAAAAGTCACTACCTTGCATACCTGGAAGATATGTATGAAGACAAGAAGGGGCAGAAGAAGGTGAAGGTGCGATGGTTTCACTACCATCAGGAAATTGAAGGGGTAATTCCTAATTTGCATCCACGTCCTAGAGAAGTTTTTATCACCGCTCATGTTCAAGTGATCAGTGCAGAGAGTGTTGATGGTCTGGCGACAGTCTTGACTCCTATGCACTATGAGAAATGTGTGGCTGCTGTTCCTCATACTTCAACCTCAAGTATCCATATGTGCTTTAGGCAGATCAAAAACGATAAGGTTAAACCCTTCACTCTCACTAAATTGCGAGGTTACTCTAATCAAGCAATCCTCTCTGCTTTATCCCCATCTGTGTCCAAGCAGAAGGTCAAGTACCATAAAAGGAATGAGGAAGATGAGGATCCTGTGAGGCTGACTGCTAAAAGAAGTCGAAGTAGCAAGGGGAAAGAGGGACTTGAAGGTGTCTTTGGTGTGAAAAGTACATTTCCTGAAGGCCAAATTTTGAATGGTGAGGGGAAATACCCAAAATTAAAGTTAAGGCTGTCAAGAAAAACAACGGGCATACCACAGCCTAAATGTCCTGCTTCATTTAAGGTggatgaaaaaatagaatttctCTGTCAAGACAGTGGCATTCGAGGCTGCTGGTTTAGGTGTCAAGTTTTGCAAACATCACAGAAGCATCTTAAAGTTAAATATGATGATGTGGAAGAAGCTGATGGCCCTAGAAATCTAGAg GAATGGATACCTGCATGTAGAGTTGCCCCTCCTGATAAACTGGGCATGAGATGCCCAGGGCGCCCTACAATCCGACCATGGCCTGTGGAAGATTCTGCAGGCTGTACATTTGATGTCGGAGCACCAGTTGATGCATGGTGGAGCAACGGATGGTGGGAAGGTGTTGTAATTGCCATCAACATTTCTGGAAATGACGTCCTGCAAGTTTACCTACCTG GTGAAGACAAGTTCCTGACTGTCCAGAAAAAAGATGTTAGGACTTCCAAAGATTGGGTTGGTGACAAATGGGTTGAAGTAATGGTAAATCCAGATATACTCTCTTTTGTATCTGCAAATACAAACTCAGATGTGAAGCACTCAATGTGTTCTACTATCAAAGAAGCACAACATTGTGGTAGCAATGCATTGCTGGAGCAGAAAGTTATCACAACTTCCAAACTTGATGTGGTTAAAGAAGTTGATGCAGAATTAGCAGGTTCAGTCATGCTTGATGACCTGAAAAATGTGAAGGAAGTTGATATCAGAAAGAAGCCTTATGTCAATGTTGGAAATGAAATTAGCAAAGTTGGAGATGGAAATGATGAGGATGTTAATGACAAAGCTAACAAACAAGATGTGGGCGATGAGGCCAAAATGATATTGGATAATGATTATAGTAATGAATCTGCCAATCAGAAGAAATTAGTAGTTGAATCTCAGCAAGTGATCGTGTAA